Proteins co-encoded in one Salvia splendens isolate huo1 chromosome 4, SspV2, whole genome shotgun sequence genomic window:
- the LOC121797865 gene encoding protein NRT1/ PTR FAMILY 6.3-like → MASSLPQTKHEASDTIPDAWDYKGRPALRSSSGGWVTAAMILAVEGCERLTTLGIAVNLLTYLTRTMHLGNATSANTVTNFLGTSFMLCLLGGFIADTYLGRYLTIGIFAAVQATGVTILTISTIIPSLQPPKCEAGSRSCIPASDKQMLVLYTALYLTALGTGGLKSSVSGFGSDQFDESDPKEKKQMIKFFNWFFFFISIGALLAVTVLVYIQDHLGREWGYGICACAILVGLTVFLSGTKRYRFKKLVGSPLTQIASVLVAAWRKRHLQPPSDPSLLFDVDDVAGEDGESKKKKKQKLPHSKEFRFLDKAAIKDPNVPMDVSNKWCISTLTDVEEVKLVIRMLPTWATTVMFWTVYAQMTTFSVSQATTMDRRIGKSFEIPAASLTVFFVATILLTVPVYDRIIAPICKKLLKNPQGLSPLQRIGVGLFLSIFAMVAAALTEIKRLRFVQSHGQTPHHVPLSVFWLVPQFFLVGSGEAFTYMGQLDFFLRECPKGMKTISTGLFLSTLSLGFFVSSILVSIVHKVTGEKKPWLADNLNQGRLYNFYWLLTILSILNMVVFLVCSRKYVYKEKRLADEGIELEDSGPSCH, encoded by the exons ATGGCTTCCTCTCTCCCTCAAACTAAACACGAGGCGAGCGACACGATCCCTGACGCCTGGGACTACAAGGGCCGGCCCGCCCTCCGCTCCTCCTCCGGCGGCTGGGTCACCGCCGCCATGATCCTAGCTGTGGAGGGGTGTGAGCGGTTAACGACGCTCGGAATCGCCGTTAATCTCCTCACCTACTTGACTCGCACCATGCATTTGGGCAATGCTACTTCCGCTAACACCGTTACTAACTTCCTCGGCACCTCCTTCATGCTCTGCTTGCTCGGTGGCTTCATCGCTGACACCTATTTAGGAAG GTATTTGACCATTGGCATCTTTGCTGCTGTTCAAGCAACG GGTGTGACGATCTTGACAATCTCCACCATAATCCCGAGCCTCCAGCCACCGAAGTGCGAGGCCGGGAGCCGGTCATGCATTCCGGCGAGCGACAAGCAGATGCTGGTCCTCTACACGGCCCTCTACCTGACGGCGCTCGGCACGGGGGGCCTGAAGTCGAGCGTGTCCGGGTTCGGGTCAGACCAGTTCGACGAGTCCGACCCGAAGGAGAAGAAGCAGATGATCAAGTTCTTCAACtggttcttcttcttcataagcATCGGAGCGCTCCTCGCGGTCACGGTGCTGGTCTACATCCAGGACCACCTCGGCCGCGAGTGGGGCTACGGAATCTGCGCCTGCGCGATCCTCGTCGGCCTCACCGTCTTCTTGTCCGGGACCAAACGGTACCGTTTCAAGAAGCTGGTGGGGAGCCCGCTCACGCAGATCGCGTCTGTGCTTGTGGCGGCGTGGAGGAAGAGGCACCTCCAGCCGCCGTCGGATCCGTCGCTTCTGTTTGATGTGGATGACGTGGCGGGGGAGGATGGagagagcaagaagaagaagaagcagaagctGCCGCACAGCAAGGAATTCCG TTTTCTTGACAAGGCGGCTATCAAGGATCCTAATGTGCCAATGGATGTCTCCAACAAGTGGTGCATTTCGACATTAACAGATGTGGAAGAAGTGAAATTGGTAATAAGAATGCTCCCAACATGGGCCACAACGGTAATGTTTTGGACTGTTTATGCCCAAATGACAACTTTTTCCGTGTCTCAAGCAACCACTATGGACCGTCGTATTGGGAAATCCTTTGAGATCCCGGCTGCCTCCCTCACCGTCTTCTTTGTCGCCACCATCCTCTTGACCGTGCCAGTCTATGATCGGATAATCGCTCCAATTTGCAAGAAATTGCTCAAGAACCCTCAAGGCCTAAGTCCCCTTCAAAGGATAGGTGTGGGGCTATTTTTGTCAATATTTGCCATGGTGGCGGCCGCCTTGACCGAGATCAAGAGGCTCAGGTTTGTCCAATCACACGGTCAGACACCACACCATGTGCCATTGAGCGTCTTTTGGCTCGTCCCACAGTTTTTCCTAGTGGGGTCCGGGGAGGCGTTTACGTACATGGGGCAGCTCGATTTCTTCCTAAGAGAGTGTCCTAAGGGGATGAAGACCATCTCCACGGGGTTGTTCTTGAGCACTCTTTCACTAGGGTTCTTTGTGAGCTCAATTTTGGTGAGCATTGTGCACAAGGTGACTGGTGAGAAGAAACCATGGTTGGCTGATAATCTCAATCAAGGGAGGCTTTACAACTTCTATTGGCTATTGACAATCTTGAGCATTTTGAACATGGTTGTGTTCTTGGTTTGTTCAAGAAAGTATGTTTACAAGGAGAAGAGGCTTGCGGATGAGGGGATTGAGTTGGAAGACAGTGGACCAAGTTGCCATTAA